The DNA sequence ATGGGCTATCCCCTTTCGCATAGTTTTTCGCCCGCCATGCACAATGCAGCTTTTGAAGCCTTGAAACTGAATTATGTTTATATTCCCATGCCTGTTCCTCCAGGACGTTTAAGTGAAGCTGTTCAAGGGTTGCGCGCCTTAAATTTTGTGGGAGCCAATGTTACGATTCCTCACAAAGAAGAAATTATTCCTTTTCTGGACTATGTGACAGAAGAGGCCCAATTGGCAGGGGCTGTGAATACGCTTTTCTGGACAGAAGACAGCTATTTGGTGGGGGACAACACGGACGTCGAAGGTTTTCGGCGCACCCTGCAGGAATGGAAGATTGATCTGCAGGGCAGAACGGGAGCCATTATTGGTTCTGGGGGGGCTGCTCGTGCCGTGGCGATTGCCCTGGCCCGTTCTGGCGTGAAAGAAATTATTTTTTGGGCCCGTCGTTATGAAGCTGTACAGCGGGTGATTGAAGACCTTCAGCCTCTTTTTCCAGATTTGGTCTGGAGTTCTCATACCAAATCAACCCCTGTCTGGGCTGACGACCTGACACGTACTTCTTTGCTGGTCAATGCCTCACCTGTGGGCATGTTTCCCCATGTTCAAGATTCACCGCTCAGCCGATCCATGTTGGGAATGCTGCCAGAACAGGCCCATGTCTATGATTTGGTTTATAACCCGCAAGAGACGCTTTTGCTTAAAACTGCCCGAGAATTGGGTTCGCTCCAGACCCATTCCGGCGTAGATATGCTGGTTTTTCAAGGGGCTGTTGCCTTTGAACGTTGGACAGGCCAGGTCCCGCCCGTGGCATTGATGCGAAATATTATCCTGGAGCGTTTAAGTCTGGCTTCTGATTAAAGTTCAACCCAGTTTACTCCCCGTTGCAAAATATGACATAAATTTTGCTTGATTATTAAATATATGTAAATTAAGAAAATTATTTACGTATTGGTGATAAATATATTTCTAT is a window from the bacterium (Candidatus Blackallbacteria) CG13_big_fil_rev_8_21_14_2_50_49_14 genome containing:
- a CDS encoding shikimate dehydrogenase; this translates as MPKVDQHTQVVGLMGYPLSHSFSPAMHNAAFEALKLNYVYIPMPVPPGRLSEAVQGLRALNFVGANVTIPHKEEIIPFLDYVTEEAQLAGAVNTLFWTEDSYLVGDNTDVEGFRRTLQEWKIDLQGRTGAIIGSGGAARAVAIALARSGVKEIIFWARRYEAVQRVIEDLQPLFPDLVWSSHTKSTPVWADDLTRTSLLVNASPVGMFPHVQDSPLSRSMLGMLPEQAHVYDLVYNPQETLLLKTARELGSLQTHSGVDMLVFQGAVAFERWTGQVPPVALMRNIILERLSLASD